From a region of the Streptacidiphilus albus JL83 genome:
- a CDS encoding DUF742 domain-containing protein has product MAPPQGSTGSYGGGSQPPLVRPYAMTGGRTRPRYQLAIEALVSTTAQADRAGTLLPEHQRIVQLCRDVKSVAEVSALVPIPLGVARILVADLAEAGLVAIHQPAAATENGGAPDVTLLERVLSGLRKL; this is encoded by the coding sequence ATGGCCCCGCCCCAAGGCTCCACCGGTTCGTACGGCGGGGGCTCCCAGCCCCCGCTGGTGCGCCCCTACGCGATGACCGGAGGCCGGACCCGCCCCCGCTACCAGCTGGCGATCGAGGCCCTGGTCTCGACCACGGCCCAGGCCGACCGCGCGGGGACGCTGCTCCCCGAGCACCAACGGATCGTGCAGCTGTGCCGGGACGTCAAGTCGGTGGCGGAGGTCTCCGCCCTGGTACCCATACCCCTGGGTGTGGCCCGCATCCTCGTCGCCGACCTGGCCGAAGCCGGCCTGGTCGCGATCCACCAGCCGGCCGCGGCCACCGAGAACGGCGGCGCGCCGGACGTGACACTGCTCGAAAGGGTCCTCAGTGGACTACGCAAGCTCTAG
- a CDS encoding roadblock/LC7 domain-containing protein: protein MSQMSQAAHNLNWLITNFVDNTPGVSHTVVVSADGLLLAMSEGFPRDRADQLAAVASGLTSLTQGASRIFEGGRVTQTVVEMERGFLFIMAVSDGSSLAVLASPDSDIGLVGYEMALLVDRAGDVLTPALRAELQGSLLH from the coding sequence ATGAGCCAGATGTCCCAAGCGGCACACAATCTGAACTGGTTGATCACCAACTTCGTGGACAACACCCCCGGCGTGTCGCACACGGTGGTGGTCTCCGCGGACGGCCTCCTGCTCGCCATGTCCGAGGGCTTCCCCCGGGACCGGGCCGACCAGCTCGCCGCCGTGGCCTCCGGGCTGACGTCGCTCACCCAGGGCGCCTCGCGGATCTTCGAGGGCGGCCGGGTGACCCAGACCGTGGTGGAGATGGAGCGCGGCTTCCTCTTCATCATGGCGGTCTCCGACGGCTCGTCCCTCGCCGTGCTGGCCTCGCCGGACAGCGACATCGGCCTGGTCGGCTACGAGATGGCGCTGCTGGTCGACCGGGCCGGCGACGTGCTGACCCCGGCCCTCCGTGCGGAGCTCCAGGGCAGCCTGCTCCACTGA
- a CDS encoding nitrate- and nitrite sensing domain-containing protein, with translation MQGRIKRGGGGPGDPADREAAIRQQQQQSAGGPAAVPGRESAGAAGQKPSAGQKPEEAEPSRIGRIAPKRVSGMRRYGLSNWRIRTRLIALLTLPVIAASILGGLRIQSSLQTEQSLAKVAQLGAVAQDATNLATALETERDAMAGEITSTGERDSDSIQAAQYTTNTVATHFITLAKSLDLNALPGHGADITAVLSNLGTLKNSRASDFAMGTGGNITASVSDYDNLIQQLLSLSQNLALASSNSELLSSARSLEIFSQWKESVSIVQAVISASLASGNVLETQDRLYAQTAFTNEAFLRTEFIALYNGDSANLIQSWTYNTNIKNANLFANAVLNATNGFKAYPDVLPSYSTWDDEAESQITSMTNDENYLLQNLINQVIDQRSQAQTDVILNSVLIALVLLVAILGAALVARSMVRTLNKLQFAAEDVADHQLPELVRTLSESDPQDVDTSVASIGIDTTDEIGHVARAFDQVHAQAVRLAAEQALLRGNINAMFTNLSRRSQGLIQRQLSMISELESREADPDQLASLFKLDHLATRMRRNGENLLVLAGEDPGRRWTRPVPLVDVLRAAASEVEQYERIELASVPTAEVAGRVVNDLVHLLAELLENATSFSSPQTRVRVTGHALPDGRVLVEIHDTGIGLSPEDLAEINERLANPPVVDVSVSRRMGLFVVGRLSLRHGIRIQLRPSDSGGTTALVMLPVDVTNTAERRGPGGGPGAGQMPGQMAGQGGPGQLPGQARQRPQGMAGLQGGPQRGAVPQGPGRAPLPAGPSGPVPGRPSLPGQPQQGLPGQPGQPGQPGQPQQGLPGQSGQPQQGLPSRRPNPTLPQGSTALTGQHQLPRRDQQQPAPQQQPQAPQPPQQAQPQAPQSQQQQSQSPQQLPGRPLPTRGQRPQPPMPAPAPAPVEETNLWAEQPQHGSPDSTAQFARPHFEEEPQRPVAPQRPVAPQPVAPQRPVAPQPVAPQPVAPQSAVPQPVVPQQPVPQPAAPLHQDPADHPLTRALPPAEADAARSPIFEAMESNWFRSGRADRMRAVQVYGDQAQGGPSGPQQGQQRQPQAPQQAGPQQPGSPQPGSPQAPQPTAASRPQEPQQRPLPQRGAPAGAGGSSASAAAPWRASSNDEVWRRAEQVREPSAGGVMPSGLPRRVPQANLVPGAAESTPDNGPQVSRSPEEVRGRLTNLRRGIQQGRQAGSPNPSQDRSQDNGPYGTNPQER, from the coding sequence GTGCAGGGACGTATCAAGAGGGGTGGCGGCGGCCCGGGCGACCCGGCGGACCGCGAAGCAGCCATTCGCCAGCAGCAACAGCAGTCGGCGGGCGGCCCAGCCGCCGTGCCCGGCCGCGAGTCGGCCGGAGCCGCAGGCCAGAAGCCCAGCGCAGGTCAGAAGCCCGAAGAGGCCGAGCCCAGCCGAATAGGCCGGATCGCGCCGAAGCGGGTCAGCGGCATGCGCCGCTACGGCCTGAGCAACTGGCGCATCCGCACCCGGCTGATCGCCCTGCTGACCCTGCCGGTCATCGCCGCCAGCATCCTCGGTGGCCTGCGCATCCAGAGCTCGCTGCAGACGGAGCAGTCGCTGGCCAAGGTCGCGCAGCTGGGCGCCGTCGCCCAGGACGCCACCAACCTGGCCACCGCGCTGGAGACCGAGCGCGACGCCATGGCCGGCGAGATCACCTCGACCGGCGAGCGCGACTCGGACAGCATCCAGGCCGCGCAGTACACGACCAACACGGTCGCCACCCACTTCATCACCCTGGCCAAGTCGCTCGACCTGAACGCCCTGCCCGGCCACGGCGCCGACATCACGGCCGTGCTGAGCAACCTCGGCACCCTGAAGAACAGCCGTGCGAGCGACTTCGCCATGGGTACCGGCGGCAACATCACCGCCTCGGTGTCGGACTACGACAACCTGATCCAGCAGCTGCTGTCGCTGAGCCAGAACCTCGCGCTCGCCTCCAGCAACAGCGAACTGCTCTCCTCCGCGCGTTCCCTGGAGATCTTCTCGCAGTGGAAGGAGTCGGTCTCGATCGTCCAGGCCGTCATCAGCGCCTCGCTGGCCTCGGGCAACGTGCTGGAGACCCAGGACCGGCTGTACGCGCAGACCGCCTTCACCAACGAGGCGTTCCTGCGGACCGAGTTCATCGCGCTCTACAACGGCGACTCGGCGAACCTGATCCAGTCCTGGACCTACAACACCAACATCAAGAACGCGAACCTGTTCGCCAACGCCGTGCTGAACGCGACCAACGGCTTCAAGGCGTACCCGGACGTGCTGCCCTCCTACTCGACCTGGGACGACGAGGCCGAGTCGCAGATCACCAGCATGACCAACGATGAGAACTACCTCCTGCAGAACCTCATCAACCAGGTCATCGACCAGCGCTCGCAGGCCCAGACGGACGTGATCCTGAACTCCGTGCTGATCGCGCTGGTGCTGCTGGTCGCCATCCTCGGCGCCGCGCTGGTGGCCCGCTCGATGGTCCGGACGCTGAACAAGCTGCAGTTCGCCGCCGAGGACGTGGCCGACCACCAGCTGCCGGAACTGGTCCGCACCCTCTCCGAGTCGGACCCGCAGGACGTCGACACCTCGGTCGCCTCGATCGGCATCGACACCACCGACGAGATCGGCCACGTGGCCCGGGCCTTCGACCAGGTCCACGCCCAGGCCGTCCGCCTCGCCGCCGAGCAGGCCCTGCTGCGAGGGAACATCAACGCGATGTTCACCAACCTCTCGCGCCGCTCCCAGGGCCTGATCCAGCGCCAGCTGTCGATGATCTCCGAGCTGGAGAGCCGCGAGGCCGACCCGGACCAGCTGGCCAGCCTCTTCAAGCTGGACCACCTGGCGACCCGTATGCGCCGCAACGGCGAGAACCTGCTCGTCCTCGCGGGCGAGGACCCGGGCCGACGCTGGACCCGCCCGGTGCCGCTGGTGGACGTGCTCCGCGCCGCCGCCTCCGAGGTGGAGCAGTACGAGCGCATCGAACTGGCCTCGGTGCCCACCGCCGAGGTCGCCGGACGAGTCGTCAACGACCTCGTCCACCTGCTCGCCGAGCTGCTGGAGAACGCCACCTCGTTCTCCAGCCCGCAGACCCGGGTCCGGGTCACCGGCCACGCACTGCCGGACGGGCGGGTGCTGGTCGAGATCCACGACACCGGCATCGGCCTCTCCCCGGAGGACCTCGCCGAGATCAACGAGCGGCTGGCCAACCCCCCGGTGGTGGACGTCTCGGTGTCCCGCCGGATGGGCCTGTTCGTGGTCGGTCGGCTGTCGCTCCGCCACGGCATCCGGATCCAGCTCCGCCCCAGCGACTCCGGCGGCACCACCGCGCTGGTCATGCTGCCGGTGGACGTCACCAACACCGCCGAGCGGCGCGGCCCCGGCGGCGGCCCCGGCGCGGGTCAGATGCCCGGTCAGATGGCCGGCCAGGGCGGTCCGGGCCAGCTTCCCGGCCAGGCGCGCCAGCGTCCGCAGGGCATGGCCGGCCTCCAGGGCGGCCCGCAGCGCGGCGCCGTGCCGCAGGGCCCCGGTCGCGCCCCGCTCCCGGCCGGCCCCTCCGGCCCGGTCCCCGGCCGCCCCTCCCTGCCCGGCCAGCCGCAGCAGGGCCTGCCGGGTCAGCCGGGTCAGCCGGGTCAGCCGGGTCAGCCGCAGCAGGGTCTGCCCGGTCAGTCCGGCCAGCCGCAGCAGGGCCTGCCCTCGCGTCGGCCGAACCCGACGCTGCCGCAGGGCAGCACGGCCCTCACCGGCCAGCACCAGCTCCCCCGGCGCGACCAGCAGCAGCCCGCTCCGCAGCAGCAGCCGCAGGCTCCGCAGCCGCCGCAGCAGGCCCAGCCGCAGGCTCCGCAGTCGCAGCAGCAGCAGTCGCAGTCCCCGCAGCAGCTGCCGGGTCGGCCGCTGCCCACCCGGGGCCAGCGCCCGCAGCCGCCGATGCCGGCCCCGGCCCCCGCGCCGGTGGAGGAGACCAACCTGTGGGCCGAGCAGCCCCAGCACGGCTCCCCCGACAGCACCGCGCAGTTCGCCCGTCCGCACTTCGAGGAGGAGCCGCAGCGCCCGGTCGCCCCGCAGCGCCCGGTCGCGCCGCAGCCGGTCGCCCCGCAGCGTCCGGTCGCCCCGCAGCCGGTCGCACCGCAGCCCGTCGCGCCGCAGTCGGCCGTCCCGCAGCCGGTCGTCCCGCAGCAGCCGGTTCCGCAGCCGGCCGCGCCGCTCCACCAGGACCCGGCCGACCACCCGCTGACGCGGGCGCTCCCGCCCGCCGAGGCCGACGCGGCCCGTTCGCCGATCTTCGAGGCGATGGAGTCCAACTGGTTCCGCAGCGGGCGGGCCGACCGGATGCGCGCGGTGCAGGTGTACGGCGACCAGGCCCAGGGCGGGCCGTCCGGTCCGCAGCAGGGGCAGCAGCGTCAGCCGCAGGCCCCGCAGCAGGCGGGTCCGCAGCAGCCCGGTTCGCCGCAGCCGGGTTCGCCGCAGGCGCCGCAGCCCACCGCGGCCTCCCGGCCGCAGGAGCCCCAGCAGCGCCCGCTGCCGCAGCGCGGCGCCCCCGCGGGCGCGGGCGGCTCCTCGGCGTCCGCCGCGGCCCCGTGGCGCGCCTCCTCCAACGACGAGGTGTGGCGCCGGGCCGAGCAGGTGCGTGAGCCCAGCGCCGGCGGTGTGATGCCCTCGGGCCTCCCCCGCCGGGTGCCGCAGGCGAACCTCGTGCCCGGTGCCGCCGAGAGCACGCCCGACAACGGGCCCCAGGTCTCCCGGTCGCCCGAGGAGGTCCGCGGACGGCTCACCAACCTGCGCCGCGGCATCCAGCAGGGACGCCAGGCAGGATCGCCGAACCCGTCCCAGGACCGGTCGCAGGACAACGGCCCGTACGGCACCAACCCCCAGGAGCGTTGA
- a CDS encoding fumarylacetoacetate hydrolase family protein → MRIARFSSEGNVTFGVVEGDAAQPETLTLHVLSGHPFGELQPTGQVLPLSEVRLLPPMLPNKIVAVGRNYAAHAAELGNEVPEVPLTFFKPSTAVVGPTENIAYPPFSSDVQYEAELAVVIGRMCREVPHARVAEVVFGYTCANDVTARDVQQREGQWARAKGFDTSCPLGPWIETDLDPADLAITCTVNGELRQAGRTSQMVHSVADLIVHISEAMTLLPGDVILTGTPAGVGPLSIGDEVAVSVEGIGTLTNRVVKRG, encoded by the coding sequence GTGCGCATCGCCAGGTTTTCCAGTGAGGGGAACGTAACCTTCGGGGTCGTCGAGGGCGACGCCGCCCAACCGGAGACGCTGACCCTCCACGTCCTCTCCGGCCACCCCTTCGGCGAACTCCAGCCCACCGGCCAGGTGCTCCCGCTCTCGGAGGTGCGGCTGCTGCCGCCGATGCTGCCGAACAAGATCGTCGCCGTCGGCCGCAACTACGCCGCGCACGCCGCCGAGCTGGGCAACGAGGTCCCCGAGGTCCCGCTCACCTTCTTCAAGCCCTCCACCGCCGTCGTCGGCCCCACCGAGAACATCGCGTACCCGCCGTTCTCCTCCGACGTCCAGTACGAGGCCGAGCTGGCCGTCGTCATCGGCCGGATGTGCCGCGAGGTCCCGCACGCCCGGGTCGCCGAGGTGGTCTTCGGCTACACCTGCGCCAACGACGTGACCGCCCGCGACGTCCAGCAGCGCGAGGGCCAGTGGGCCCGGGCCAAGGGCTTCGACACCTCCTGCCCGCTCGGCCCCTGGATCGAGACCGACCTCGACCCCGCCGACCTGGCGATCACCTGCACGGTCAACGGCGAACTGCGCCAGGCCGGCCGCACCTCGCAGATGGTGCACTCGGTCGCGGACCTGATCGTGCACATCTCCGAGGCCATGACGCTGCTCCCGGGCGACGTCATCCTCACCGGCACCCCCGCGGGCGTCGGACCCCTGAGCATCGGCGACGAGGTCGCCGTCTCCGTCGAAGGCATCGGCACTCTCACGAATCGAGTGGTCAAGCGTGGCTGA
- the gltX gene encoding glutamate--tRNA ligase, whose protein sequence is MADTGPAPELDPAVRVRFCPSPTGNPHVGLVRTALFNWAFARHNGGKLVFRIEDTDAARDSEESYQQLLEAMRWLGFDWDEGPEVGGPDAPYRQSQRMDTYADVAAKLLAAGHAYHCYCSTEELDARRDAARAAGRPSGYDGHCRELTAEQVAAYRAEGRQPIVRFRMPDEPITFDDLVRGELTFTPENVPDYGIVRANGAPLYTLVNPVDDALMRITHVLRGEDLLSSTPRQIALYRALADIGVSDGTVPHFGHLPYVMGEGNKKLSKRDPQASLNLYRERGFLPEGLLNYLALLGWSLAEDRDRFSMAEMVAAFDIAKVNANPARFDLKKAEAINAEHLRALAPAEFVRRLVPYLVASGHFAAEGPTDAQLDLLIAAAPLTQERMVVLSEISGMLGFLFVAPEDFALDPADAEKVLTADARPVLAASIAALEALEGFDPDDIQAALRAALVDGLGIKPKFAFTPLRVAVTGRRVSPPLFESMELLGRDETLRRLNAALARTES, encoded by the coding sequence GTGGCTGACACCGGACCCGCACCCGAGCTCGACCCGGCCGTCCGGGTCCGCTTCTGTCCCTCCCCGACCGGGAACCCGCACGTCGGCCTGGTCCGCACCGCCCTCTTCAACTGGGCCTTCGCCCGGCACAACGGCGGCAAGCTGGTCTTCCGGATCGAGGACACCGACGCGGCCCGCGACTCCGAGGAGTCCTACCAGCAGCTGCTGGAGGCCATGCGCTGGCTGGGCTTCGACTGGGACGAGGGCCCCGAGGTCGGCGGGCCGGACGCGCCCTACCGGCAGTCGCAGCGGATGGACACCTACGCCGACGTCGCCGCCAAGCTGCTCGCGGCCGGCCACGCCTACCACTGCTACTGCTCCACCGAGGAGCTCGACGCCCGCCGCGACGCCGCCCGCGCGGCCGGTCGGCCCTCCGGCTACGACGGCCACTGCCGCGAGCTGACGGCCGAGCAGGTCGCGGCGTACCGGGCCGAGGGCCGGCAGCCGATCGTCCGCTTCCGGATGCCGGACGAGCCGATCACCTTCGACGACCTGGTCCGCGGCGAGCTCACCTTCACCCCGGAGAACGTGCCCGACTACGGCATCGTCCGGGCCAACGGCGCCCCGCTCTACACCCTGGTCAACCCGGTCGACGACGCGCTGATGCGGATCACCCACGTGCTGCGCGGCGAGGACCTGCTCTCCTCGACCCCGCGTCAGATCGCGCTCTACCGGGCGCTGGCCGACATCGGCGTCTCCGACGGCACGGTCCCGCACTTCGGCCACCTCCCCTATGTCATGGGCGAGGGCAACAAGAAGCTGTCCAAGCGCGACCCGCAGGCCTCGCTCAACCTCTACCGCGAGCGCGGCTTCCTGCCCGAGGGCCTGCTCAACTACCTGGCACTGCTGGGCTGGTCGCTGGCCGAGGACCGGGACCGGTTCTCGATGGCGGAGATGGTCGCCGCCTTCGACATCGCCAAGGTCAACGCCAACCCGGCGCGGTTCGACCTGAAGAAGGCCGAGGCGATCAACGCGGAGCACCTGCGCGCACTCGCCCCGGCCGAGTTCGTCCGCCGACTGGTGCCCTACCTGGTCGCCTCGGGCCACTTCGCGGCCGAGGGGCCGACCGACGCCCAGCTCGACCTGCTGATCGCCGCCGCGCCGCTGACCCAGGAGCGGATGGTCGTCCTCAGCGAGATCTCCGGGATGCTCGGCTTCCTCTTCGTCGCGCCCGAGGACTTCGCCCTCGACCCGGCCGACGCGGAGAAGGTGCTCACCGCCGACGCCCGCCCGGTGCTGGCGGCCAGCATCGCCGCGCTGGAGGCGCTGGAGGGCTTCGACCCGGACGACATCCAGGCGGCGCTGCGCGCGGCCCTGGTCGACGGGCTCGGCATCAAGCCCAAGTTCGCCTTCACCCCGCTCCGGGTCGCCGTCACCGGCCGCCGGGTCTCCCCGCCGCTGTTCGAGTCGATGGAGCTGCTCGGCCGCGACGAGACCCTCCGCCGGCTGAACGCGGCGCTGGCCCGGACCGAGAGCTGA
- a CDS encoding HAD family hydrolase — protein sequence MHQASEALRTGVLWDIDDTLVDYGSAERAGVLEHLAAEGLLGEFDSPEQALGRWRQLMELMYERFLAGELGFQQQRRERVRLLLVELGRPPLDDADADAWFAGYSRRAERHWRLFQDVLPALDALADGYAHGLLSNSSGPHQRRKLARLGVDGRFATLVCSDDIGHAKPAPEAFLAGCAALGLPPERVAYVGDRLTTDALGALGAGLHPVWLDRSGAAQVAAPSGVHRIVTLADLPGVLEVIDFGAMPRIG from the coding sequence GTGCACCAGGCCTCCGAGGCGCTCCGGACCGGTGTCCTCTGGGACATCGACGACACGCTGGTCGACTACGGCTCCGCGGAGCGGGCCGGGGTCCTGGAGCACCTGGCGGCCGAGGGCCTGCTCGGTGAGTTCGACTCGCCGGAGCAGGCCCTCGGCCGTTGGCGGCAGCTCATGGAGCTGATGTACGAGCGCTTCCTGGCCGGTGAGCTGGGCTTCCAGCAGCAGCGCCGGGAACGGGTCCGGCTGCTGCTGGTGGAGCTCGGCCGTCCGCCGCTCGACGACGCGGACGCCGACGCCTGGTTCGCCGGGTACTCCCGCCGGGCCGAGCGGCACTGGCGGCTCTTCCAGGACGTGCTGCCGGCCCTGGACGCACTCGCCGACGGCTACGCGCACGGCCTGCTGTCCAACTCCAGCGGCCCCCACCAGCGGCGAAAGCTCGCCAGGCTGGGGGTGGACGGCCGCTTCGCGACGCTGGTCTGCTCCGACGACATCGGCCACGCCAAGCCGGCCCCGGAGGCGTTCCTGGCCGGCTGCGCCGCCCTCGGCCTGCCGCCGGAGCGGGTGGCCTACGTCGGAGACCGGCTGACCACCGACGCCCTGGGCGCGCTCGGGGCCGGCCTGCATCCGGTCTGGCTGGACCGCTCCGGCGCCGCCCAGGTCGCCGCCCCCTCCGGAGTTCACCGCATCGTCACCCTGGCTGACCTGCCAGGAGTGCTGGAGGTAATCGATTTTGGAGCGATGCCCAGGATCGGGTAG
- a CDS encoding ABC transporter ATP-binding protein has product MAKPKKVARPPLLALREVSRRYGGRMALQPMNLNIAPGECVALVGHNGSGKSTLLRLAAGRDTPTSGTVKLDGEPVDENDPRVRARLAVVGDVSACYPDLTVREHLALVAVAHGVDEPLTWVDRALADRGLAEHAEALPDSLSSGQLQSLLLAAALVRPRDLLILDEPEQRLDPGARQRLADLLKAELADGVAVLLATHHPDLAFTVADRVVLLEDGAVLAQGAPQAVLPTAFPGSAAPGSTTSGSTTSGSAR; this is encoded by the coding sequence ATGGCTAAGCCCAAGAAGGTCGCACGTCCCCCTCTGCTGGCGCTCCGTGAGGTCAGCCGGCGCTACGGCGGCCGGATGGCGCTGCAGCCGATGAACCTGAACATCGCCCCGGGCGAGTGCGTCGCGCTGGTCGGCCACAACGGTTCCGGGAAGTCCACCCTGCTGCGGCTGGCGGCCGGCCGGGACACCCCCACCAGCGGCACGGTCAAGCTCGACGGCGAGCCCGTGGACGAGAACGACCCGCGGGTGCGGGCCAGGCTCGCGGTGGTGGGCGATGTCTCCGCCTGCTACCCCGACCTGACCGTCCGCGAGCACCTGGCCCTGGTCGCCGTCGCCCACGGCGTCGACGAACCGCTGACCTGGGTCGACCGGGCCCTGGCCGACCGGGGCCTGGCCGAGCACGCCGAGGCGCTGCCCGACTCGCTCTCCTCCGGCCAGCTCCAGTCGCTGCTGCTGGCCGCCGCCCTGGTGCGCCCGCGCGACCTGCTGATCCTCGACGAGCCCGAGCAGCGGCTCGACCCCGGCGCCCGGCAGCGGCTCGCCGACCTGCTGAAGGCCGAACTCGCCGACGGCGTCGCGGTCCTGCTCGCCACCCACCACCCCGACCTGGCGTTCACGGTCGCCGACCGGGTCGTGCTGCTGGAGGACGGCGCGGTGCTCGCCCAGGGCGCTCCGCAGGCGGTCCTGCCGACCGCCTTCCCCGGCAGCGCCGCACCCGGCAGCACCACGTCGGGCAGCACCACGTCGGGCAGCGCCCGATGA
- a CDS encoding glycosyltransferase family 39 protein yields the protein MTRASAPRGDVSAPVGSSLLTEAVPRSAVGRLHRALGQAAPALLAYAGVRAVGLLLMVVHAGPHRTLTRLASLWDAWWYGQIMRTGYSATKGMGHHGVVYSARAFFPLFPWLAEPFHRLLPISAGFSLLIVSWTASLVAAWGIYACAALVLDRRAGLVAAVLWGALPLAAVENMAYSEAMFTALCAWSLYAALTRRWFWAGWLGILAGLTRPTAMALTAALGVAALAELVRWWRDRQQFPLPWRPLAGTLLSLAGWVGYILWTGWREHSWTAYFRIQSAWNSSFDGGATTLHWFTHLLGHYHKGVGYTDRNLIMAATVLGYLVLFAASVVRRQPLVLVAFSAAMLVVDLGNAAPYPPLARFLLPAFPLLFPLAERLARIRDRRVLVALLALAALASGWHGVNVVFTGGAPA from the coding sequence GTGACTCGTGCATCCGCCCCCCGCGGCGACGTCTCCGCACCCGTGGGCTCGTCCCTGCTGACCGAGGCAGTTCCGCGCAGCGCCGTCGGGCGGCTGCACCGAGCGCTGGGGCAGGCCGCCCCGGCCCTGCTGGCATACGCGGGGGTGCGCGCGGTCGGACTGCTGCTGATGGTCGTGCACGCCGGTCCGCACCGGACGCTGACCCGGCTGGCCTCGCTCTGGGACGCCTGGTGGTACGGCCAGATCATGAGGACCGGCTACTCGGCCACCAAGGGAATGGGCCACCACGGCGTCGTGTACTCGGCCCGGGCGTTCTTCCCGCTGTTCCCGTGGCTGGCCGAGCCCTTCCACCGGCTGCTGCCGATCAGTGCCGGTTTCTCGCTGCTGATCGTCTCCTGGACCGCCTCGCTGGTCGCGGCCTGGGGCATCTACGCCTGTGCGGCCCTGGTGCTGGACCGCAGGGCCGGTCTGGTGGCGGCGGTGCTCTGGGGGGCGCTGCCGCTGGCGGCGGTGGAGAACATGGCCTACTCGGAGGCGATGTTCACCGCGCTCTGCGCGTGGAGCCTGTACGCGGCTCTCACCCGCCGCTGGTTCTGGGCCGGTTGGCTGGGCATCCTGGCCGGGCTGACCCGGCCCACCGCGATGGCGCTGACCGCCGCGCTGGGCGTGGCCGCGCTGGCGGAACTGGTCCGCTGGTGGCGGGACCGGCAGCAGTTCCCGCTGCCGTGGCGGCCGCTGGCCGGGACGCTGCTCTCGCTGGCCGGATGGGTCGGCTACATCCTCTGGACGGGCTGGCGGGAGCACTCCTGGACGGCCTACTTCCGCATCCAGAGCGCCTGGAACAGCAGTTTCGACGGCGGCGCCACCACCCTGCACTGGTTCACCCACCTGCTGGGCCACTACCACAAGGGCGTCGGCTACACCGACCGCAACCTGATCATGGCCGCCACGGTCCTGGGCTACCTGGTGCTGTTCGCGGCCTCGGTGGTCCGCCGGCAGCCGCTGGTGCTGGTGGCGTTCAGCGCCGCGATGCTGGTGGTGGACCTGGGCAACGCCGCCCCCTACCCGCCGCTGGCGCGCTTCCTGCTGCCGGCCTTCCCGCTGCTGTTCCCGCTGGCCGAGCGGCTGGCCCGGATCAGGGACCGGCGGGTGCTGGTGGCCCTGCTGGCACTGGCGGCGCTGGCCTCCGGCTGGCACGGCGTGAACGTGGTGTTCACCGGCGGCGCACCGGCCTGA
- a CDS encoding IclR family transcriptional regulator, which yields MDNSSGVGVLDKAALVLSALESGPATLAGLVAATGLARPTAHRLAVALEHHRLVTRDMQGRFILGPRLSELSAAAGEDRLLATAGPVLTHLRDVTGESAQLYRRQGDLRICVAAAERLSGLRDTVPVGSTLPMKAGSAAQVLLAWEEPERLHRGLQGARFTATALSGVRRRGWAQSIGEREPGVASVSAPVRGPSNRVVAAVSVSGPIERLSRHPGRLHAQAIIEAAARLTEALRRA from the coding sequence ATGGACAACTCTAGTGGCGTCGGCGTTCTCGACAAGGCTGCTCTGGTGCTGAGCGCGCTGGAGTCAGGCCCCGCAACCCTGGCCGGCCTGGTGGCCGCGACCGGACTGGCCCGGCCGACGGCCCACCGACTGGCGGTGGCGCTCGAACACCACCGGCTGGTGACCCGTGACATGCAGGGCCGTTTCATTCTCGGCCCGCGGCTCTCCGAACTCTCGGCGGCGGCCGGTGAGGACCGGCTGCTGGCCACCGCCGGACCGGTGCTCACCCACCTCCGCGACGTGACCGGGGAGAGCGCGCAGCTCTACCGCCGTCAGGGGGACCTGCGGATCTGCGTGGCCGCCGCCGAGCGGCTCTCCGGTCTGCGCGACACCGTGCCGGTCGGCAGCACCCTGCCGATGAAGGCCGGCTCGGCCGCGCAGGTGCTGCTCGCCTGGGAGGAGCCGGAGCGGCTGCACCGCGGCCTCCAGGGCGCCCGGTTCACCGCGACCGCGCTGTCCGGCGTCCGCCGGCGCGGCTGGGCCCAGTCGATCGGCGAGCGCGAGCCCGGCGTCGCCTCGGTCTCCGCCCCGGTGCGCGGCCCCTCCAACCGCGTGGTCGCGGCGGTCTCGGTCTCCGGCCCGATCGAGCGGCTGTCCCGCCACCCGGGACGCCTGCACGCCCAGGCCATCATCGAGGCGGCCGCCCGGCTCACCGAGGCGCTGCGCCGGGCCTGA